The nucleotide sequence AGCAACCATGAAGTACCCATCTCCATCCGTGATTGCAACATCCAAATTTCTACCTGTTGTATTAACGCTTCCAGAAGCTGTATTAGTGATTATTGCTGAAGAATTAACTCCAAGGGTAATCTGCTCTGGATTAACACCACCATAGTTTGCTGTTGCTCCTGAAGCTCCCTTTATAGTTTCACTAATTGCATCTGAAAAATTAATTGACTGACTTTTGTAGGCTGTTGTACTTGAGTTTGCTATATTACTACCTACTATATCTAATTTATTTTGGTTAACTTTAAGACCACTTATACCTGAAGTCATTGCTCTTAACATAAATTCTACCTCCTAATTTTTATATGATAAGCATAGCTTTAGTTTTGCTTCCTTCATTCCACAAAACAAGCCCCCTATAAAGGTCCAGCTATAATAAAACCACGCTATCTATATTAGTAAATACATTCCCTTTACTACTGCCTTTGTCTACAGCAGTAACTATAGTTCTATTTTTTATGCTAGCAACCAACGCCACATCCTTGTAAAAAATCAAACAGTCCTTTGCTCCTTTATCGTGTGCCTTATTGATTCCATCATTTATCTTTTTCATATCAGCTTCAGTAAAATCAATATTCCTAGATTTTAGTCTTTCAGCAGCATGATGTGAAATAGTAAATTCATTCTGCTTTTTAATACTGCTATCTAAAATACTTTCAAAGTCATTTAAAGAGTTATTTGAAGCTTTTATGTTCGAAGTATTATTCACATAATAATTAGCTATATCTTGTGTTTGAAACAACTTTCCATTTACAACTCTATAACTCATATATAATCACCTGCACTTAAGCTCTTCATAGATAATCTAGTATACCCTTATGTCGAAGAAGAAGTATTACTTGTAGTACTCGATGAACTTGAGGTATCGCTCTTTGATGCAACTTGGTCATCTATTTGCTTTTGAGTTGTATCATATATATTATCCTTAAGAGCAGAAACGCTATTAACCTGACTATAATCAAAAGCTATTACCTTATATACATCTTGAGTTTTATACATAATGTTGCCATTTGAATCCTTAACAACATTTCCATTTGAATCTGTTTGTGGTACCGTTTCTGTTTCATACTCAATGTTTCCCTTTGAGTCTCTAACTACATTTCCATTTCCATCAACTTTTTCTTGACGAACATAATTACCATTACTATCAATTAATTTAACATATATTTGAATGGTATCCCCATTTTTAGTTACCTTTTGAACTTCTCCTCTATATGGCACGCCATCAGGGTCATACTGTTTTAAAGTAACCGTTCCTCCCATAAGTGATGATGCACCACTAAAGGTCATGGTTCTGTTCAAATTAGTCATTTGTTCTAAGTTTGAAAATTGAGCTAACTGAGCTATATACTGTGTTGAATCCTGCTGACTTGTAGGGTCCTGGTGAGACATTTCCGCAATAAGTATTTTTAAAAATGCATCTTGCCCTAATGTATTACCCGCATTACGAACTATTTGGGTTCCACCAGCAGTTTTACTATTTTCCGTAATAGTGACTGTACTTAAGTCATTAAGCGGATTAGTAGTATTTGCCATTAAAACACCTCCTATGCAAGCATATTTAATTTATTAAGAGAACTATTGTCTGATGAATTATTTATTGCGTCATCACTTTCAGTATCTATTTTTATATTCTTATTACTGTTATTTTTCTGATTTTCTTTATTTTTCTCGTTAGATTCTTTATCTTGTCCAGAGAAAAAAGTAGTATCATCATTATACACATTCACAGAAAAAGCTTGTATTTTTATATTTTGTTCATTTAAGTTTTTATTCATTTCATTGAGATTTGAATTTAAAAGATTATAAGCATCTTTATTTGAAGTTGTAAGCTCTGCCTTCATAACTCCAGCCTCAGAAGTTAGCTTTATAATAACTTCTCCAAGTTCTTTAGGATTAATTTTTACAGTTAACTCTTTGATGTTATTATTCTCCATAAACTTAACTGATTTTATCATATCCTCTACAAAAGTAACCCTATTTGCAGTCATTACCTTTGCATCTCCTTGAACTTCAACTGCACTACTAGAAAATTGATTCATAAAAGCAGTAACCTTTGAAAATTGACTTTCAGTGTTGTCATCCTTTGATATAAGGTTTTTAAGAAAATTTTCGCTAGAATCTCCACTCTTAGCTTGTTCATTTGTACTATCTGAATCATAAGAAGCCTTTGTATTTTCCTTATTGCTTCCTAAAACACTACTGCCAGCCTGATCCAACGTTCCTTTATCTTCAAAATCATTATCAAATTTAGAAGAGCTAGAATTTAGAGCATCACTACCATTTAGTTTTTTCTTTAATGAATCAATAATGTCTCTTATTAATTTTTCTTTCTCAGCTAAAGATGAATTGTCTGTTCCACTTAATGCACTATCAAGAGTTTTTAATAAATCTTTACCAGAATTATTTTTTAGTAGTTCTTTAATATCATGCATTACCTTCATTAGCTTATCCTGCACTTCATCTGAAATACCAAGTGCTTTCATAGCTTTTTTTAATTCATCGTCACTACAAGCGCCATTACCTTTAATCAACATTTCAAGCATCTGCTGAATAAGTGACATATCAGTTTTACCATCTTTAATATCCTTTAACAAATCCTCTAAATCGCCATTAAGCTTAGACACTATCTTCTTAATTTCTTTTTCATCAGCATCATTTGCCTCCGATACATTACTATGCTTATTAGAAGCAGTGCTTGTTTTATCTGATTTTGAAGTTTTATCGCTGCTTAAATTTCTGTTTGAATACCTATCATTATCAGATTCATTATCGGAATCAGTATCTTTTTGATTAACATTTTTTGTATCATCATTATTTTGTAGAGATTTAACTTTTAAAACATCTTCAAAAGATGTATTTTTTGAATTGCTACTATCTTTAGATTTGAATTCATACGAATCTTTTTCTGAAATCCCAATACCTTTAACATTAACCATAACCATTCTCTATCCTCACCCCCTTTCAATGTTCCTAATAAAGCTATATAAAGCTAATTCATCATTAACTCTCTGCTCTTTTAAATTCTCATTTTTCTCAAATTCTAACTTTTGCTTGTCTTTTAAAACTTCTACAGTTTTTCTTTCGACCTGCTTTTTTATAAGAACATTTCTTTTATCTTCAACTACTTTTTTCTGTTTTTCAAGATTATCACTAGCTTCGTCAATAAGAACATTTAATGCATTTAGATAATTTTGTGTTATCTTTTGTTCTATTACTGTACCAGATAATCTTTTAAGGGAATATTCATGATAATTTTCAGTCATACTTAGTAAGTTCTTCTCAATTTCCTTTTTTACATCCTGAGATTTTTTAAACTCTATTTTACTCTCCTCTTCCTTTTGAATCCTTAGATCCAAAAGTTTTTGAAGTCTAAAACCAAATCCAGCCATAATTCACTTCCTCTACTGTGTTATATTAAACATACTTTTTAGTGAATTTATACTTTCCTCAAAAGATGATTTTTCTTCTATACCCTGTTTTAGATAGCTAATTATTCTATCATTATAATTTATAGCTGCATCAACCTTATTATTAGTACCTTTTACATAGGCTCCTATATTTATAAGGTCTTCATTTTTCTTATATTCTGCAAGAAGATCCCTTGCAAGCCCTGCTGCTTTTTTATGATCACTATCAGCAATTTCTGACATAAGTCTGCTAACACTACTTAAAACATCTATAGCCGGATAGTGATTTTGTGCTGCCAAATTTCTTGAAAGAACAATATGTCCATCAAGTATACTTCTAACCGCATCCGCTATAGGTTCATTGAAATCATCACCATCAACAAGCACCGTATAAAAAGCTGTAATTGAGCCAGTCTCCGCCATTCCCGAACGTTCCATTAGTCTTGGGAGCATAGCAAAAACAGAAGGTGTATATCCTTTAGTTGCTGGTGGTTCCCCTGTAGCTAGTCCAACTTCTCTTTGTGCCATAGCAAATCTTGTTACAGAATCCATCATTAAAATTACTTTTTTGCCTTTGTCTCTAAAATATTCTGCAATAGCTGTAGCTGTAAATGCACCTTTAAGTCTTACAAGCGCCGGTTTATCAGAAGTAGCACATACTATTACTGATCTTTTCATGCCTTCTTCTCCTAGATCTTTTTCTATAAAATCTAGAACTTCTCTTCCTCTTTCCCCTATAAGCGCTATTACATTTACATCAGCCTTTGCCTCTCTTGCAATCATACCTAGTGTTGTACTCTTACCAACACCACTTCCTGCAAATATTCCAATTCTCTGTCCTTCTCCACAAGTCAAAAACCCATCTATTGCTCTTACACCAGTCTCAATAGAATTTTTAATTCTGCGCCTTTTAAGTGGATCAGGTGGTTCTCTATCAAGTTGATAAAGAACTCCACTTTTTACTTCTTCTCCTCTTAATGGAGCGCCTAAACCATCTAAAACCTTACCTAAAAGCTCATCAGAACATTTGACAGAGAGAGGAATTCCTGTTTGAACAACTCTACATCCAGGAGATATTCCTTCAAGCTCACCAAGTGGCATCAATATTACACGCCCCTCGTTAAAGCCTACAACTTCGCATTTTATTGGCCTATTTCTTTCATTATATATTATGCATACTTCACCAACAAATGCCTTTATTCCATCAACTTCGATTGTAAGACCTACAACTTTATTTACAATTCCTTCAACATATTCAGTCTTACACTCCCTTATTTGACTTATGACTTTGTCGAAATTAATATCTATCATATAATCACCTGAACTATTCAGTTTTTAATAAAACTTCCTTTATCTTTTCAAGAGCGTCGTCAATACTAACTTTAACTTTACCACTATCACTTTCAATTATAGCTGAACCTTCATCCATATATCCATCATCAACTACAAAGAAATCTCCTCTATATGGAAGAGTACTTTTCCAATTATCAAGTGACTTTCTAATGCCTTCAGAATGGTTACTACTACACTTAATTATTATTGTTTTGCTCTTTTTACATATCTCCAAAGCTTCATAAATCATATTATCTATGCCATCCGCTTCTTTAATTCTTTCTTTGAGTATATGCTGAGCAATTTCGATGGAAAGACTCTTTATTTTTGCTTCCATATCATTAAAGTATTCTTGAACTTCAAATTTAGCACTCTTAATCATATTTGCTACATTCTGTTCTGCAAGGGACTTTAGATTTTCAATCTCCATATTTCCCTTAACAACTGTTTCATTATAAGCATCTTCATATCCCTTTTTTCTGCCCTCTTCAAGCCCCTCATCATAGGCCTTTTTATAAAACTCTCTTGATTCCTCAAGTGCTTTATTTTTGATATATTCTGCTTCATGTCTTGCCTTTTTTATAATTGCTTCTCCAATAACATTATAGCTTTCAGATTCAGCTCTTTCACCTTTAGAAGTCCTTTCAACCTTAAAATTAGCTACAGTAATAACCTGCTTTTTCTTTTCATCAAGTACTCTATCATTATTTATAATATTAGAGAATAATTGCATCTTCTCCACCTCTTGAAATTACGATTTCACCAGCATCATCAAGTCTTCTTATAACAGAGACGATCTTTTGTTGAGCCTTTTCAACATCTACAAGTCTTACAGGTCCTAAGAATTCTATATCCTCCTTAAGTGCAGCTGAAGCTCTCTTAGATTGGTTTCTATAAATAGCTTCTGCAACTTCTTCAGAACATCCTTTAAGTGCCATTCCAAGATCTTTATTATCAACCTCTCTAAGAACTCTCTGAATTGCTGCATCATCAAGGGTAATAACATCTTCGAATACAAACATAGATTCTTTGACTTTTTCTGCAAGTTCTGGATTTTCCTTTTCCAAACCTTCTGTAATGTTCTTTTCTGTAGTTCTATCAACTTGATTTAATATATCAACAAGAGTCTTAACTCCTCCTATAACAGTAAGATCTGATCTTACTACTGAAGATAATTTACTGTTAAGAACCTTTTCTATTTCCTTTATCACCATAGGTGAAGTATTGCTCATATTTGCAATCCTATAAGCCACGTCATTTTGAACTTCCTCTGGAAGGGAAGACATTATTTGAGCAGCTTTATCTGCTTGAAGATAACATAATATGAGCGAAATTGTCTGAGGATGCTCATTCATTATGACATTCAAAAGCTGATGAGCATCTGCCTTTCTAGCAATTGCAAACGGTCTATACTGTTCAGTTTCTTCTGCCACTTTTTCAAGAATTTCTTTTGCCCTTTGGTTACCTAAAGCTTTAGCAAGAAGTTCTCTTGCATAATCTATTCCACCCTCTACTATATAATCTTTGGCCTTGTTCATTTCTATAAACTCTTGAAGAACTTCTTGTTTATATTGATTTTTGACACCAGAAATATTTGCTATCTCATAAGTTATTCTTTGAATTTCTCTTTCTGGTAGTTTCTTTATTATACTAGCTGAAGCTTCCGGTCCAAGAGTAATGAATAGTATGGCAGCCTTTTGAACCCCGGTTAATTTTTGTTCCTTACCAGCCATATACTATCACCTCTCCTCATTAGTTAACCAAGCTTTTACAATATCAACCACTTGTTCTGGCTTAGTTGAAGCATACTTTTTGATTTCTTTCTCAATGTGAGTCTGTTCATCTTCCTCACCCTCAAAATCAATTGGTGCAAACTTAGTTTTTGACTTTTTAATTTCATCCCCAACTACTACATCAAGATTTTGAGTACTATCTAAATCTTCATCAAATTCTTCTTCATCAGCTGCTTGTTTTCTTCTTCTTATCATAATTACAACAAAAGTAATTATCGCTAAAGCAAGAACTCCAGCTCCTATTGCTATTGCCATGTACATTTTCTGCTTATTTGCAGCATTTTGAGCATCTTGCATCTCTTTAAGAGCTTTTTTAGCCTCAGTTTCTGCTGTGTTATCAAAAGGTAAACCTTCAACACTTATAGTATCTCCTCTTTGTTGATTATAACCAACAGCATTACTTACTACATTAGTAAGAGTAGACTGAGTATCTCCATTGATCTTACCATCCACAATAACTGATATTGTAAGTCTCCTTACATCTCCTGGAGCCTTAACTGTTTTGTTAGTCTCACTACTAACATCATAATTAGTTGTAACATCCTTACTACTAGAAGTAGAGTTACTATTATTATTAGCAATAGTGTTAGAATTAGTATTATTGTCTAATGGGCTTGAAGAAGTACTTTGAGGCTGAGAATTAGTGCTTTCCTGACTATGTTGACTAACTATAGTAGGATTTTTAGGATCATTAGGATTACCCTTATTATCATAATAAGTTTGACTATTAGTCTCCTGTGCATCAAAATTCAAATCAGCATTAATCTTAACCTTAACTTTTCCCTTACCATAAATACTTTCAAGAGAATCCAAAGCCTTTTTTTCAAGCTCACTTTCTACATTAGATTCCATTTTATTTCTATTTTCCGCAGAATCTGTAGTATCACTGCTGTCATCTTTTCCTTTACTATTATATAAATCCTTACTAAGAAGTGCCATCTTATCATCAACAACTTGTACATTTTCCTTAGGTAGATTTTTAACACTTCCAGAAACTAAAGATATTATTGCTTTTACTTGGTCTTTACTTAAAGTTTCCCCAGCTTTCATCTTAACTGTTACAGAAGCACTTGCTGGGGTTGAATCTTTAACAAATGCAGAATCCTCAGACATAACTAAATGAACTCTAGCGTCGCTAATTTCATCAAAGTTCTTTATTGTTCTCTCAAGTTCACCTTGAAGAGCTCTTTGATACTCGACATTAAATTCAGAATCCGTTGTTCCAAATTTATTAGCACTATTGTCAAAAAGTTCAAATCCAGTACTTCCACCCTTTAAATTTGTGGCATACTGAAGTCTAAGTTTGTCAACATCTGCTGCCGGAACGTAAATAGTATTTGTAGAAGAATCTTCTTTATGCGCAATCTTATCACTGTCAAGTTTACTAATAACTGTTGCTGCATCACTTGAATCCAATTTTGAAAATAAAACAGCATATTTAGTTCTAGTTGTAGACACTAAAAAGACTACTAATGACGCTATAATAGCCACAACAATTATCAGAAAAACTATCTTCTTTCTCTTACTAATTTCGCCCCATTTATTCCGCAAGTTTTTTAAACTTTCCAATAGTTTTTTCATCACCAGCACTCCCAACTATAACTGCGTTCTATTTAACTCCTGATATGCGTCAACTAGCTTATTTCGCATTTGAACCGCAAGTTCTAGTGACAACTTAGCTTCTTCTGTTGACAACATCACTTTATGAACATCAACGTCGTCTCCCTGGATAAAAGCATTGGTAGTGTTATCAGCATCTATTTGTTTATCATTTACCTCTTGTAACTTCTCATTTAGTATATTGCCAAAATCCACACTGTTTGTACCATTAGCATCACCGCTTGTCTGGTTTTCATTAATAACATTAGTATTTGACGTATTCTTAGTCAAAATACTTTTCATACTATCTGGTATAAATTCATCAACTCTCATAAATATTTACTCCTTATTTACCAATTTCTAAAGCTTTTGTATACATTCCCTTTTCATCATTCATTGCAGTTACATTAGCCTCATACGCTCTTGTAGAAGCCATCATATCCGCCATCTCATTTAAAATATTAACATTAGGCATCGCAACATATCCATCAGCATTTGCATCAGGATTACCAGGATCATATTCCATCCTAAATGGGGATTTATCCTCGTCTATTTTAACAGCTCTAACACCTAAAGGTTTATTCTCATATTTACCAGTTTCTTTATTAAATAAATTCTCAAAATTATCTTGAAAAACTGCTACTTTTCTTCTATATGGTCCCCCATCAGCTGTTCTTGTGGTGGAAATATTAGCTATATTAGAAGATATAGTATCCATTCTTAATCTTTCTGCCGAAAGACCACTTGAACTTATATTGAGTGAACTAAAAGAACTCATAAAGATTACCTCCCATTTATAACATTTCTCTCCATGTTAATTCTGCTGCTTATCTGATTTATAAGTGTGTAATATTCAAGTGTATTCTGTGCATCATTTGACATTTCTGAATCAATATCAACATTATTTCCATCTTCATTTACACTACTTGCTGTATCTTGCTTTAACTGAATATCTCCAAAAGACGCTCCATCATTTATATGTCTAGAATCTGTTCTTTCCATCCCAAGATTATCCATTGAATTCTTCAAATTATCTTCAAAACTAACATAATATCTCTTGTAATCTTTAGTGTTTACATTTGCTATATTATTTGATATTGCTTTACCTCTCTCTGATGTTGCATCAAGTCCCTTACTAAGTAAACCGTAAGTATATTGGTTACTTGATATACTGCTCACATCCATCATAATTCTCTCCTCTCTTTTATAGACTTTTATACCCTTTATTATTTAATTGGACAAATTTTTTCAAATTCCTTTTAGAATTTAAAAATTAAGTCGTTTTATAAAAACGTGTAAAAAAAAATTTAACACATGAAATCATTATACTATATTTCAGAACATTCTAAAAGGTTTTATAAAAATTTTTAGATAAATTAAATAGCAAACTAAACACAATTTGCTATTTAATTGTCGAAGCAAGCCAAGACTTGGTTTCAGCTATTCCTTCTTCCAATGTATAATGAGGTTCCCATCCCATTAAATTCTTTGCTTTAGAATAGTTACATTTCAACTTCATAATTTCACTTTGAGGATGAATATGCTCTACATGGTTAACAGAAACTTTTTTACCAGCTATAAGGTTAGCAAGCTCATTTATAGTTATATCATTTCCTGTGCCTGCATTTATTATTTCTCCATCAACTTCACTTTTATATCCTGCATTAACTACAAAATCAGCACAGTCTTTTACAAACAAAAGATCTCTTGTTTGCTTTCCAGATCCATAAATATTTATAGGCTTATTGTCAATGAAATTCTTCAGGAATATAGATACAACTCCTCCTTCACCATTCGATTTTTGAAATGGTCCATATGTATTAAACGGTCTTATAACCACAGCCGGAAGCTTATACGCATTAAAATAAGAAAGCACCATGTTTTCAGCTGCTATCTTACTTCCTCCATAAGGTGATACGGGTTTTACGCTG is from Clostridium acetobutylicum ATCC 824 and encodes:
- a CDS encoding TIGR02530 family flagellar biosynthesis protein — its product is MSYRVVNGKLFQTQDIANYYVNNTSNIKASNNSLNDFESILDSSIKKQNEFTISHHAAERLKSRNIDFTEADMKKINDGINKAHDKGAKDCLIFYKDVALVASIKNRTIVTAVDKGSSKGNVFTNIDSVVLL
- a CDS encoding flagellar hook assembly protein FlgD, which encodes MANTTNPLNDLSTVTITENSKTAGGTQIVRNAGNTLGQDAFLKILIAEMSHQDPTSQQDSTQYIAQLAQFSNLEQMTNLNRTMTFSGASSLMGGTVTLKQYDPDGVPYRGEVQKVTKNGDTIQIYVKLIDSNGNYVRQEKVDGNGNVVRDSKGNIEYETETVPQTDSNGNVVKDSNGNIMYKTQDVYKVIAFDYSQVNSVSALKDNIYDTTQKQIDDQVASKSDTSSSSSTTSNTSSST
- a CDS encoding flagellar hook-length control protein FliK, giving the protein MVMVNVKGIGISEKDSYEFKSKDSSNSKNTSFEDVLKVKSLQNNDDTKNVNQKDTDSDNESDNDRYSNRNLSSDKTSKSDKTSTASNKHSNVSEANDADEKEIKKIVSKLNGDLEDLLKDIKDGKTDMSLIQQMLEMLIKGNGACSDDELKKAMKALGISDEVQDKLMKVMHDIKELLKNNSGKDLLKTLDSALSGTDNSSLAEKEKLIRDIIDSLKKKLNGSDALNSSSSKFDNDFEDKGTLDQAGSSVLGSNKENTKASYDSDSTNEQAKSGDSSENFLKNLISKDDNTESQFSKVTAFMNQFSSSAVEVQGDAKVMTANRVTFVEDMIKSVKFMENNNIKELTVKINPKELGEVIIKLTSEAGVMKAELTTSNKDAYNLLNSNLNEMNKNLNEQNIKIQAFSVNVYNDDTTFFSGQDKESNEKNKENQKNNSNKNIKIDTESDDAINNSSDNSSLNKLNMLA
- the fliJ gene encoding flagellar export protein FliJ yields the protein MAGFGFRLQKLLDLRIQKEEESKIEFKKSQDVKKEIEKNLLSMTENYHEYSLKRLSGTVIEQKITQNYLNALNVLIDEASDNLEKQKKVVEDKRNVLIKKQVERKTVEVLKDKQKLEFEKNENLKEQRVNDELALYSFIRNIERG
- the fliI gene encoding flagellar protein export ATPase FliI — encoded protein: MIDINFDKVISQIRECKTEYVEGIVNKVVGLTIEVDGIKAFVGEVCIIYNERNRPIKCEVVGFNEGRVILMPLGELEGISPGCRVVQTGIPLSVKCSDELLGKVLDGLGAPLRGEEVKSGVLYQLDREPPDPLKRRRIKNSIETGVRAIDGFLTCGEGQRIGIFAGSGVGKSTTLGMIAREAKADVNVIALIGERGREVLDFIEKDLGEEGMKRSVIVCATSDKPALVRLKGAFTATAIAEYFRDKGKKVILMMDSVTRFAMAQREVGLATGEPPATKGYTPSVFAMLPRLMERSGMAETGSITAFYTVLVDGDDFNEPIADAVRSILDGHIVLSRNLAAQNHYPAIDVLSSVSRLMSEIADSDHKKAAGLARDLLAEYKKNEDLINIGAYVKGTNNKVDAAINYNDRIISYLKQGIEEKSSFEESINSLKSMFNITQ
- a CDS encoding FliH/SctL family protein; its protein translation is MQLFSNIINNDRVLDEKKKQVITVANFKVERTSKGERAESESYNVIGEAIIKKARHEAEYIKNKALEESREFYKKAYDEGLEEGRKKGYEDAYNETVVKGNMEIENLKSLAEQNVANMIKSAKFEVQEYFNDMEAKIKSLSIEIAQHILKERIKEADGIDNMIYEALEICKKSKTIIIKCSSNHSEGIRKSLDNWKSTLPYRGDFFVVDDGYMDEGSAIIESDSGKVKVSIDDALEKIKEVLLKTE
- the fliG gene encoding flagellar motor switch protein FliG; translation: MAGKEQKLTGVQKAAILFITLGPEASASIIKKLPEREIQRITYEIANISGVKNQYKQEVLQEFIEMNKAKDYIVEGGIDYARELLAKALGNQRAKEILEKVAEETEQYRPFAIARKADAHQLLNVIMNEHPQTISLILCYLQADKAAQIMSSLPEEVQNDVAYRIANMSNTSPMVIKEIEKVLNSKLSSVVRSDLTVIGGVKTLVDILNQVDRTTEKNITEGLEKENPELAEKVKESMFVFEDVITLDDAAIQRVLREVDNKDLGMALKGCSEEVAEAIYRNQSKRASAALKEDIEFLGPVRLVDVEKAQQKIVSVIRRLDDAGEIVISRGGEDAIIL
- the fliF gene encoding flagellar basal-body MS-ring/collar protein FliF codes for the protein MKKLLESLKNLRNKWGEISKRKKIVFLIIVVAIIASLVVFLVSTTRTKYAVLFSKLDSSDAATVISKLDSDKIAHKEDSSTNTIYVPAADVDKLRLQYATNLKGGSTGFELFDNSANKFGTTDSEFNVEYQRALQGELERTIKNFDEISDARVHLVMSEDSAFVKDSTPASASVTVKMKAGETLSKDQVKAIISLVSGSVKNLPKENVQVVDDKMALLSKDLYNSKGKDDSSDTTDSAENRNKMESNVESELEKKALDSLESIYGKGKVKVKINADLNFDAQETNSQTYYDNKGNPNDPKNPTIVSQHSQESTNSQPQSTSSSPLDNNTNSNTIANNNSNSTSSSKDVTTNYDVSSETNKTVKAPGDVRRLTISVIVDGKINGDTQSTLTNVVSNAVGYNQQRGDTISVEGLPFDNTAETEAKKALKEMQDAQNAANKQKMYMAIAIGAGVLALAIITFVVIMIRRRKQAADEEEFDEDLDSTQNLDVVVGDEIKKSKTKFAPIDFEGEEDEQTHIEKEIKKYASTKPEQVVDIVKAWLTNEER
- the fliE gene encoding flagellar hook-basal body complex protein FliE; its protein translation is MRVDEFIPDSMKSILTKNTSNTNVINENQTSGDANGTNSVDFGNILNEKLQEVNDKQIDADNTTNAFIQGDDVDVHKVMLSTEEAKLSLELAVQMRNKLVDAYQELNRTQL
- the flgC gene encoding flagellar basal body rod protein FlgC, with product MSSFSSLNISSSGLSAERLRMDTISSNIANISTTRTADGGPYRRKVAVFQDNFENLFNKETGKYENKPLGVRAVKIDEDKSPFRMEYDPGNPDANADGYVAMPNVNILNEMADMMASTRAYEANVTAMNDEKGMYTKALEIGK
- the flgB gene encoding flagellar basal body rod protein FlgB, with protein sequence MMDVSSISSNQYTYGLLSKGLDATSERGKAISNNIANVNTKDYKRYYVSFEDNLKNSMDNLGMERTDSRHINDGASFGDIQLKQDTASSVNEDGNNVDIDSEMSNDAQNTLEYYTLINQISSRINMERNVINGR
- a CDS encoding dTDP-glucose 4,6-dehydratase, coding for MNILVTGGAGFIGRWVVKKLLDDGNTVTALDNLSNGSIENIEEFKGENFKFIEGDIKNKDDLDRIFEDKYDIIYHLAASIVVQESIDDPEKTFFNDTVGTFNILERAKKQMFGQHGKMNGSIWNIDENDEVYPCKVVFMSTCMVYDISGETGIDEQHSVKPVSPYGGSKIAAENMVLSYFNAYKLPAVVIRPFNTYGPFQKSNGEGGVVSIFLKNFIDNKPINIYGSGKQTRDLLFVKDCADFVVNAGYKSEVDGEIINAGTGNDITINELANLIAGKKVSVNHVEHIHPQSEIMKLKCNYSKAKNLMGWEPHYTLEEGIAETKSWLASTIK